The Deinococcus depolymerans DNA window CTGGGCGTGCGAGGCATAGTCACTTCGCATCAAGGCCCATGAGACCGGGGAATTTCAAGCCCCTGCCTCCTGGGCCTTCGTGCTGGTCGCTGTTCTCTCGCCCGTGGAAACTCTTGGGGCAAGAGTTTTGACTGGCGCGGCGTGTTTGTGTCGGGCGGTGACGGGTCCGGCCTCGACGCCATCCTGCCGCCCCCCGTAAGGCCCGCGCGCTGCGCGCACGACGGCCGGTGGTGATCTGCGGTGGCTGGCAGGGCACCTTGCCGAACGCCGCTGATCGACTTCAAAACCCAGCTTCGGCAGAAGCCCAAAAAGTAGAACCTTCCAGCACGCACCAAGTTGGCTGGCCAGCCCAGCGTCGTGGCAACGCGGCCCGTCGTGCGCGCAGCGCGCGGGGCGCCCGCCGCGAACTCGGAGGTCTGCAACCCCATCCGTGGCCGAACCCGCCAGTCACCCACCGACCACCCTAGAGAAATACCTGCCCAGTGCAACGCCGCTCCCCCTGCCCCCCTGGGGTAGGGGGCTGGGGGGTGGGGAGGCCCGCCGCCAGGCGCCCACCTTCCGACAGAGCCCAATTCACGCCAGCCGCTCACTCCCCCGGCTCGTGAACTCCGCCCAGGCCCGCGCGAGCCGGTTGACTGCTTCGGGGATGTGGTCGGGGTGCAGGGTGAAGGGGATGCGGAGGTACTGGTCGGGGAGGGGGTCGACGCCCATGCTGGCGCCGGGGTAGAGGCGCAGGCCGTGGCGGGCGGCGTGGTGGGTGTAGGCGCTGGCGGTGGGGGTTGGGAGGGTGATCCAGAGGAACTGGCCGCCGGGTGGGGTGGTGAATGTCCAGTCGGGGAGGTGGGTGCGGAGGAGGTGGGCGAGGTGGTCGCGGGCGGGGGTGATGGTGGCGCGGCGCTCGTGGATGAGGGTGGGGAGGTCGGTGAGGAGGTGGAGGGCGAGGTGCTGGGCGGGTTGGCTGCTGCCGAAGTCGGTGAGGGTCTTGGCCTGTTTGAGGGTGGGGGCGAGGGTGGGGGGGAGGCGGAGCCAGCCGATGCGCAGGCCCGCCCAGTAGAGCTTGCTGAGGGAGCCGACGTTGAGGATGGGGGCGTGGGGGGCGAGGGTGCTGAGGCGGGGGGGTGGGGGGGTGTCGGTGAAGGGGAGGTCGAGGAGGGTGTCGTCTTCGAGGGTGGGGAGCCCTGTGTCGTGGAGGTGCGCGGCGAGGTGTTGCCGGGCGGGGTGGGGGAGGGTGGTGCCGGTGGGGTTGTGGTGGGTGGGGGTGAGGAAGGCGAGGCGGGGGTGGTGGGTGCGGGTCTGGTGCGCGAAGTGGTGGGGGTCGAGGTGCTGGGTGGTGACGGGGGTGCCGGTGAGGTGGGCGCCGGCGGCGCGGATGACGTCGATGGCGCCGAAGTAGGTGGGGGTCTCGAGGAGGGCGGTGTCGCCGCGCCGGAGGAGGGTGTGGGCGGTGAGGGCGATGGCCTGCTGGGCGCCGCTGGTGATGAGGATCTGTTCGGGGGTGGTGGGGAGGCCGGCGCGGGTGTAGTGCTGGGCGAGGAGGTCGCGGAGTGCGGGGAGGCCGTGGGGGTGGTAGGGGCTGTCGTAGTGGGCGTGCTGGGTGGCGTCGCGCAGGCGGGTGCGTTGCTGGTCGGTGAGGAGGGGGACGGCGATGGTGAGGTCGATCTCGCTGGGGTGGGCCGCGCCGACGGGGGTGCGCAGCGTGAGGAGGGGCTGGGCGCGGGGGGCGGTGGGGGCGACGTGCGTGCCGCGTCCGACGTGCCGGGTGAGGTGGCCGCTGGCGGTGAGGTCGTCGAGGGCGGTGACGGCGGTGGCGCGGCTGACGCCGAGGAGGGCGGCGAGGGTGCGTTCGGCCGGGAGGCGCTGTCCGGGGGTGAGTTCGCCTCTGTCGATGGCGTGCTGGAGGTGGGTGTGCAGGCGGGTGTGGAGGGGGCCGGGGTGGTCGCGCCAGCCGCGCAGCAGGGCGGCCCAGTGGGGCGCGTCGGTGGGGCTGGGCGGCGTGGGCATGCGCTTCAGCTTACGGGCCAATCTGTCTGGATGAGCAGGCCAATGCGCGGGCCATTGCCTCTGCCCAGGGGGGGCCATCTGGGCGCAGACTCTGGGGCATGACCACGCTCCCTGCCGCCAGTGCTGCGCCCTCGTTCTGGCGGGATTCGCACCCGAGCGCGGTGCTGGCGGGGTTGATCACCATGCTGATCGGCTGGGCGGGCCCGAACGTGCTGATCTACTCGGTGGCGCAGGCCGCGCACCTCAGTGACGGTCAGGCGATGTCGTGGCTGTGGGCGCACGCGCTGCTGGCGGGCCTGACCGGGATCGTCCTGAGCCTGCGGACCCGCATGCCCATCCTGGTCACGTGGAGCACGCCGGGCATCGCGCTGCTCGTGACGGCGTTGCCGGGCATTCCCTTCCCGGAGGCGGTGGGGGCGTTCCTCACGTCGGGTCTGCTGGTGCTGGGTCTGGGGCTGTTCCCGCCGCTGACCAGGGGGTTGCAGGCCATCCCCGCGCCGCTGGCGGCCGCGCTGAACGCCGCGATCCTCCTCCCGTTCGGCTTCCGGGCGCTGCAGGCGTTCGGCACCGCCCCCACGCTGGTGGGCGTGATGATCGTCGCGTACTTCGCGCTGCGGCTGGTCGCGCCGCGCTGGGCAGTCGCGGGCGTCCTCCTGACCGGCGTGGTAGCCAGCGGCGTCCTGAACCTGTGGCATCCGCAGCCCGTCGCGCTGGCCCTCACCCGCCCGGAGTTCGTGCTCCCACAGTTCAGCCTGCACGCCACCCTGAACCTCGCCCTGCCACTCACGCTCCTCGCCTTCACGGGACAGTTCGTGCCGGGTTTCGGCGTCCTGAAGACCAGCGGGTACGAACCCGCGCCCGGCCCGATCCTGCGCGCCTGCGGCCTCGCCAGCAGCGCCGCCGCGTTCGCCGGATGCCACAACCTCACCCTCGGGGCGCTGCTGGCGAACATCGTCACGGGTCCCGAGGCGCACCCGGACGCCCGCAAACGCTACACCGCCGCCGTCTGGGCCGGCGTGTTCAACATGACCGTGGCGCTGTTCGCGGGCACCGTCCTGCACCTGCTGGGCATCCTCCCCACCCAGGCCATCGCCGCACTCGCCGGACTGGCCCTGCTCGCCGCCATGGGCAGCAGCCTCCAGGCCGCCTTCCAGGGTGCCCAGACCGGGAGCCTCGCCGCGCCCGTCGTCCTGCTCGTCGCCCTCAGCGGCATCACCCCGCTCGGCATCGGCGCGCCCTTCTGGGGCATTCTGGCCGGGCTGATCGTGTCCATGATCGAATCCCGGACTCGCGCAACCTGACGGACGTGTGGCATTCCCTGTGCGGATTCCGTCAGTCCGCGCTGCTGCCACTCTGCGGAGCAGCCCTACGGATCGCTCTGCTCGGATGGAAGGGGGGTGGCAACCCCTTCCATCCGGGGGGCCGTATCCCTCCACGGCTTGACACGCGGGGCGCGTCCCTGTAGAGTGATGGTTCTGGTCCGCAAGGACCGTGCAGTGCAGTCCACGTTGTACACGAATGCACTTGAGGGAGGCGCCCACCTCTAGGATTGACGAAAACACGGGCGCGCGAACAGAGGCAGTCGCCGGTCACACCGGCCTCCCTGATCCCCCAGAAAGCCACCCGAGCGGGTGGCTTTCCTCATTCAGCGTGCCGCCTCAGCGCCAGCCGAGGCCAGGGGCGACGTGCGTCAGGATGCTCCCGATCAGGTGCGCGTTGTAGTCCACGCCCAGCTGGTTCGGCACGGTGAGCAGCAGCGTGTCGGCTTCCGCGATCGCCTCGTCCTGCCGCAGCTGCTCGATCAGGCGGTCCGGTTCGTCGGCGTAGCTGCGGCCGAACACGGCGCGGTACTGGTCGATGGCGCCGAACTGGTCGCGACCGGCCTGCCGTCCGAAGTACGTGCGGTCCTGGTCGTTCACGAGGGCGAAGATGCTGCGGCTGACGGACACGCGCCCCTCGCGGGCGTGCCCGGCCTCGCGCCACGCGGCGCGGTAAGCGCGGATCTGCTCGGCCTGCTGCACGTGGAACGGCTTGCCACTCTCGTCGACCTTCAGGGTGGAACTCTGGAGGTTCATGCCCATCCGCGCGGCCCACTCGGCGGTCGCGTTCGACGCGGCGCCCCACCAGATCCGGTCCCGCAGGCCCGCCGAGTACGGCTCCAGGCGCAGCAGGCCGGGCGGGTTCGGGAACATCGGGCGGGGGTTCGGCTGCGCGAAGCCTTTGCCCTCGATCACGTCGAGGAACACCTCGGCGTGCCGCCGCGCCATGTCCGCGTCGGTCTCGCCGGGGGCGGGCGCGTACCCGAAGTGCCGCCACCCGTCGATCACCTGCTCCGGCGAGCCCCGGCTGATGCCCAGCTGCAGCCTCCCGCCGGAGATCAGGTCGGCGGAACCGGCGTCCTCGGCCATGTACAGCGGGTTCTCGTAGCGCATGTCGATCACGCCCGTGCCCAGCTCGATGCGGTTGGTTTTCGCGCCCATCGCGGCCAGCAGCGGGAACGGCGAGCCCAGCTGCTGCGCGAAGTGATGCACCCGCACGTACGCGCCGTCCGCGCCCAGCTCCTCGGCGGCGACGGCCAGATCGATGGTCTGGTGCAGGACGTCCGCCGCCGAGCGCGTGCCCGACTGCGGGGACGGATTCCAGTGCCCGAACGAGAGAAAGCCGATCTTCTTCATGGGCACAGGCTAGCGCCTATGGTTGAAAAAGTAAATCGGTTTGATTGGCAAATCTGAATATGGGTCGTGAAACGGATACCAGCATCCAGCCCGGCGGCTACCCTCAGCACATGGCCCGCAAACCCCGTACGAGACTCGTTGACCGCAGCGAGTATGACGAGATCACCGGGCGCCTGCAGCACTACGCCTGTTTCCATTGCCGCAAGGCCTTCAAACAGGGCTTTCCCAGGTCCGGGCACACGCTCCCATGCCCGCAGTGCCGCCAGCCCATGACGAACATGGGCACCGACTTCAGGGCCCCCGCCCAGCGCGAGCGCAGGCAATGGCAGAAAGTTCAGCAGCTCGCTCAGGCAGGCGTCCGGTTCTTCCCCGTCGGCAGCACGGGCACGCCCGGTGACCGTCCCGCGACCCTGGCGGAATTCCCCGCCTTCCTGCGGCGCATCCACCCGCCCAGCGCCGGGCAGCAGGAGTTGGAACGCGAGCCCAGCACGAAGTCTTCCGCCCCAAGAGAAGGCCGACTGGTCCAGCGCGGCCGGTTCCCACATCAGACCTATGAACTGCTGGGGGATGCACTGCACAGTGGTGCAGCTCTTGAACTCTTCAGGGAGGGCCGCTGGCAACCCATCACGTTCATGACCCGGGGAAGTGGGGGGCCACTCTTCCACACCCCTTCTTCTACCCCAGAACCAGTGTCATGACATACGTGTCGCACGCTCCGGTGTTTGTGACGCAGCGACATCGTCTGCGTTGGCCCGCACCATAGAAGAAAGCCGGAGCATCACGCCCCGGCTTCCCTCGCTCAGCCTCCGGCCATCAGCCGTCAGCCTTCTGCGTTTCTGGTGGCCTCAGACTCGGGGGCGGCCCCTCGTCTTTCTTGACCAGTCAACGCAGGAGTTGTTGCTCTTAGAAGTCCATGCCGCCCATGTCGGGGCCGCCGGCGGGTGCGGGGGCGGCCTTTTCGGGCTTGTCGCTGACGATGGCTTCGGTGGTGAGGATCAGTGCGCCGATGCTGGCGGCGTTCTGCAGCGCGGTGCGGGTGACCTTGGCGGGGTCGACGATGCCGGCGGCGACCATGTCGTCGACGTACTCGCCGGTGGCGGCGTTGAAGCCGAAGCGGGGCTTGTCGCTGTTGATGACGGCGTTCACGATGACGCTGCCTTCTTCACCGGCGTTCGCGGCGATCTGACGGGCGGGCTCTTCGAGAGCGCGGATCAGGATGCGGGCGCCGGTGGCCTCGTCGCCGGTCAGGCTCTCGGCGGCCTTGCGGACGGCGGGGATGATGCGCAGCAGGGTGGTGCCGCCGCCGGAGACGATGCCTTCCTCGACCGCGCTGCGGGCGGTGCTCAGGGCGTCCTCGTAGCGGTGCTTCTTCTCTTTGAGTTCCGTTTCGGTGGCGGCACCGACGCGGATGACGGCGACGCCGCCGGCGAGCTTGGCGAGGCGCTCCTGGAGTTTTTCCTTGGCGTAGTCGCTGTCGGTGGTGTCCAGTTCGCCCTTGATGGCGTTGACGCGGGCGTCGATCTGGGCCTGCTCGCCTTTCCCGTCGACGATGGTGGTTTCGTCTTTGGTGATGCGGACGCGGGCGGCGCGGCCGAGCATGTCCATGGTGGTGTTCTCGAGCTTGTGGCCGAGGTCTTCGCTGACGACTTCCCCGCCGGTGACGGCGGCGATGTCGCGCAGCATTTCCTTGCGGCGGTCGCCGAAGCCGGGGGCCTTGACGGCGGCGATGTTCAGGGTGCCGCGCAGCTTGTTGACGACCAGGGTGGCGAGCGCTTCACCTTCGACGTCCTCGGCGATGATCAGCAGGGGGCGGCCGGTCTGCGCGACCTTCTCGAGGACGGGCAGCAGGTCTTTCAGGGCGCTGACCTTCTTCTCGTAGATGAGGATGTAGGCGTCTTCGAGGACGGCTTCCATGGTGTCGGGGCTGGTGATGAAGTAGGGGCTGATGTAGCCCTTGTCGAACTGCATGCCTTCCACGACGTCCACTTCGGTGTCGAAGCCTTTGCTTTCTTCGATGGTGATGACGCCTTCCTTGCCGACCTTGTCCATCGCGTTGGCGATTTCCTCGCCGACCTGCTCGTCGTTGGCGCTGATGCCGGCGACTTTCTTGATGGCTTCGCTGTCCTCGACGGGCACGGCGAGGGTCTTGATTTCCTCGATGGCGGCGGCGACGGCTTTCTCGATGCCGCGCTTCAGGGCGAGGGGGTTGGCGCCGGCGGCGACGTTGCGCAGGCCTTCTTTCACGACGGCCTGGCCGAGCACGGTGGCGGTGGTGGTGCCGTCACCGGTGATGTCGTTGGTCTTGCTGGCGACTTCTTTCAGCAGCTGCGCGCCGATGTTCTCGAGCTTGTCTTCCAGCTCGATTTCCTTGGCGACGGTCACGCCGTCCTTGGTGATGGTGGGGCTGCCGAATTTCTTCTCGATGACGACGTTGCGGCCGCGCGGCCCGAGGGTCACTTTGACGGCGTTGGCGACGGCGTTCACGCCTCGTTCGAGGGCGCGGCGGGCTTGTTCATCGAACACGAGCTGTTTAGCCATGGTGATGCTCCTTTGGGGGCGGTGAGTGCAGAGCGCTGGGCTCTGGGGTCACGCCTGTTGAGTGGGATGGGGTGGGGGTTGGCTCCCCTGTGGGGGAGCGGTCAGCGCCGCTGACTGAGGGGCTGGGCCTCGGTCGGCGGGCGCGTTACTCGACGATGGCGAGGATGTCGCGTTCGGCGAGGATGGAGTAGTTCTTGCCTTCGAGGCTGACTTCGGTGCCGCCGTACTTGGCGAAGTAGACGGTGTCGCCTTCCTTGACGTCCAGCGCCACGCGGGTGCCGTTGTCGAGCATCTTGCCGCTGCCGACGGCGATGACCTTGCCGCGCTGGCTCTTCTCTTTGGCGGTGTCGGGGACGTACAGGCCGCCGGCGGTCTTCTGCTCGGCTTCCTCGATGATTTCAACCAGAACGCGGTCACCTAAGGGTTTCAGCATGTTGTGTCCTCCTGTGAGTTGGGGTGTGGAGCTTCGGCCTGCCGGACGCTCCGGCTGTTTTTGCCGTTCCGCACGCAATCCTAGGCGCGAAGTGACAAAAATGTCAAGTCGGGGAATCTGACAATTTGAGTCTGGTGCGCTCAAGGTGCGCCAGCACGCGCAAAGCGCATATGCCCTTGCCATCTCATAGCACAAACGTATATATGTAAGGAGAACATACGCACACAACCCGGCGCCTGGCGTGCCCGCACGCCCCCACCCCAGGAGGACTCCCGCACATGGCCACACGCCCCGCCATCCTGTCCCGCAACGCCTTCGAGGACGCCTTCGACGCCCTCGGCGCCGCCCCCCTCACCCTCGCCGTCCTGGACCTCGACCACTTCAAGACCCTGAACGACACCCTGGGCCACAGCGAAGGCGACCGCGTCCTGCGCGGCGTGGAACGCCTGCTGTCCGGCAGCCTCCCGTCGGGCAGCGTCATCGGCCGCATCGGCGGCGACGAGTACGCCTGCCTGCTCCCCGAAACCGCCGCCGAGACCGCCCTGATCCTCCTCGACGAGGTCATCAAGCACTTCCACATCCACCGCGACCCCCACTGGCCCAAGAGCCTGGGCCTCAGCGTCGGCCTCGCCTCGCGCCCCGCCCACGCCACCCACTACGCCGAGCTGTACCGCGCCGCCGAGGAAGCCCTGCTGCGCGCCAAACGCGAGGGCCGCGCCCGCGCCTGCATCTACGTGGAAAGCAAGATGGTCCTGAAAAGCAACTACTACAGCAAGAGCCAGCTCGACCGCCTCGCCAAACTGAGCGGCGCCCTGGGCCGCACCGAGGCCAGCCTGCTGCGCGAGGCCGTGGACGACCTGATCGAGAAGAACCGGGGTGAACTGTGACCGGGGTGGTGGGGGGTGGGGAGTGGGAAGTGGGAGGAGAGGCTGGGGCACTCGGCGCAGGCTGGCACGCGGCCCTGTCGGAGGCGTGGGACGCGTACCTGCACGGTTCTTATCCCGTCGGGGCCTGCGTCGTGGACGAGCGTGGACAGGTGATCGCCAGGGGCCGCAACCGCCTGAGTGAACGCCGCGCCGTCGAGCAGGGCGTGATCAGCGGGCATGACCTGGCGCACGCGGAAGTGAACGCCCTGCTGAACCTGACCACCACGCCCCGCCCCGAGTGCTACTCGTGGACGCTGCTCACGACCCTGCAACCGTGCCCGCAGTGCGCCGCCATCGCGGCGATGGGCGGCATGCGGCACGTATCCTACGCCGCGCCGGACGCCTGGATTGCCGAGTCGAACCTCCTGACGCACGATCCGTACGTGGCCCGCAAGGGCGTGAGGGTATCCAGAGCCCCGGAGCCCGTGCAGAGGGCGGCGCTGCGGCTGGTGCTGGTCGCCCACCTGGAGGACGGACAGGACCCGGACAGCCCCATGCTGCGCAGCTTCGCGTCGTACCCGGACGACGTTCACGCGGCGGCCGCCCTGCACGCCGCCGGCACCCTGGCGGCCCTGCGTGACCAGCGCGCTCCGCTGGCCGAGGCGCTGGCGGTGCTGGCATGACCCGCCCCGCCTTCGTGGACCTGTCGCCGGGCCTGGACCGTGTGGGCCGCGCCTGCGCGTGGATCGAGCGGGGGGACGGCTTCGTGCTGATGACGGGCCTGGAGTGGGGCGGGTGGACCCTGCCGGGCGGCGGCATCCACCCCGGCGAGACACCCGAGGTGGCCGCGGCCCGCGAGGCGTGGGAGGAGGCGGGCGCACACGCCGAGGTCGCGGGCGCCCCGTTCCCGATCGTGGGCGTCACTGGGGTCGAGAGCGTGTGCGTGCCCCTGCACCTGACCCGCCTGGAGCCCAGCCCGGAGGGCCGCCCCGTCACGTGGGTGAATCCCCGCTCGCTGCCGTGGGCGCAGGATCACCAGCTGCGGCAGGGCCTCGCGGCGCGCGGGCAGACGCCACCACACCTGGAGGTTCCGCCGCTGGTGCAGGCCGCGCAGGCGGTCGCCAGTCCCGATTTCGCGGGGGGCTGCTCGCCCGAGACGGGCCGCCTGCTGCGGACCCTGGCGGCCACGCGCCCCGGCGGGCGGGTGCTGGAACTCGGGACGGGAACCGGCGTGGGCGCGGCGTGGCTGCTCTCGGGCCTCGACCGCGCCGGGCGCCTCCTGACCGTGGAGGCCGACCCGGCGCGGGCCGAGGTGGCCTGGGCCGCGCTGCAGGCCGACCCGCGCGCCCGCGTGCAGCGCGGCGACTGGGGTGACGTGCTGCGTGACGGGCCGTTCGACCTGATCTTCGCGGACTGCGCGCCCGCGAAGACCCTGGACGCGCTGGACCGGCTGGTGCGGGCCCTGCGGCCCGGCGGGACGCTGATCATGGACAACTTCAGCCCGCCCGCCTTCATGTCGCCCGACCGGCACGCGGGCGACCCGCTCAGGGACGCGCTGTTCAGGCACCCGCAGCTGACCTGCACCGAACTGGAAGTCCGCCGCCGCGAACGCGTGCTGCTGGCCGTGAGGACCGCGTGACCGGCGAGCTGCACCTGACCGTCCTGCGCCACGGCCGCAGCCGCGCCGACGACGAGAACGTCCACGAGGGCCGATACGACAGCCCCCTGAACCCGGAAGGTGAGGCGCAGGCGGCCGCGCTGGCCGCGTACTGGAGGGCGAACCCGCCGGGCTTCGACCGGGCGTACTGTTCCACCCTGCAACGGGCGCACGGCACCGCCCGCATCGTCACGGACGCCCTGGGCGTGCCCCTGACCCCCACGGACCTGCTGCGCGAGTGGGACAACGGGCCACTGGCCGGCATGGGCCGCGAGGCGGCGCTGGAACGCTACCCCATCCCGGCGTTCCGGCACGACCTCGACCCGTTCACCGCCGAGGGGGGCGAGAGTCAGGCGGCGATCCGCGCCCGCGCGCTGCACGCCCTGGAACTCGTGTGGAATGGCGGCGGCCAGCGGGTGCTGCTCGTCACGCACGGCGGCTTCGGGAACAGCCTGCTGCGTGAACTGCTGGGCGCCTCGCGCGGCTGGTTCGCGTTCGGGGACACGGCCTTCGCCACGCTGCGCCTGAATCGGGGCAGCCACACGGCCCTGCTGACCGGCGTGAACCTCACGCCACACCTGCCCTGACCCGCCCCGTACAGTACCCGCATGCGCCACGACCTGACCCTGGTAGACGGCCCGTACACCCTGCGCCCCCTGACCGACGCGGACACCGCCCCGCTGATGGCACTGGCGCGGGCGCACGCGGCCGAGTACGCCCGCATGGGCACCTTTCCCACCCAGGAGCGCTACTACACCGGCGCGCTGGACGCCCCGGATCAGCTGCCGTTCGTGAAACTGGTCGGCGGCGAACTGGCCGGCGCGACCCGCTTCATGGAGATGCGCCCCGCGCACCGCCGCCTAGAGATCGGGAGTACCTGGCTGGCCCCGGCGTTCATGCGCACGCCCGCCAACCGCACCTTCAAGCGTCTGCTGCTGGACCACGCCTTCGGCCAGATGGGCATCCTGCGCGTGGAGATCAAGACGGACATCCTGAACACCCGCAGCCAGCAGGCCATTGAGCGTCTGGGGGCGACCCGCGAGGGCGTCCTGCGCCAGCACATGCCCCGCCCGGACGGCACGCAGCGCGACACGGTCATGTACTCCATCATTGCGGAGGAATGGCCGCAGCTTCGGGCGCGGCTGCTGGGTGCCACCTGATACGGACTCCGTTTGTTTCGTTAACAGATCGGACCACCACCGATCTGTCAACTCCACGTCCGGAACCCGGTTTTCTCCCACTCGCTTCGCTCGGATTGAACGGCTCTGTAAGCCATTCAATCGGAGTCCGTATGACCACCCCTACTCGTTGATCAGCAGCGGGTAGGGGTTGATCGCGCCGCCCGCCGCGTAGATCCCGTAGTGCAGGTGCGGGGGCGTGCCCTTTGCGTTCCCGCTGTCGCCCACGTAGCCCACCACGTCGCCCTGCTCGACCCAGTCGCCGCGCTTCAGGTCCGGGTAGCGTTCCAGGTGCGCGTAGTAGTGCCGCTGCCCGCCCGGCCCGAGGACCATGACGGTCCGGCCCCCCAGGTTGTTCGGGCCGACGTTCACGACCACGCCGCGCGTCGTGGCGCGGATGGGCGTGCCGCGCGGCGCGAAGATGTCCACGCCCTCGTGCCGGCGGCCCTGACTGCGCGCCCCTCCCCAGGTGTCCACGAAGCGCTGGCCCGGCAGCGGATTGGGCAGCGACCCCTCGGTCGCCCCCGGCTCCGACAGCAGGGCCGCGTACCGCCGCGCACCCTCAATCTGCGGCCACAGCAGGAACGCCGCGCCGCCCAGCACCGCCAGCGTCACCAGCCAGCCCAGCACCCGCCTCATTCCTGCCCTCCAGTGCGTCCTGGCCTCATCCTGCCCAGCATGGCGTGCGGGGGCCGCGCCCGAACCGGACAAAAGTTGCAGAGTGCCCCCACCATGAAGCCCGCCTCAACGGGGCCGGACCGGACCGTGCGCGCGGCCCCCGTCGGCCGCGCCGGGCAGGGTAGACTGACCGGATGCC harbors:
- a CDS encoding PLP-dependent aminotransferase family protein, whose product is MPTPPSPTDAPHWAALLRGWRDHPGPLHTRLHTHLQHAIDRGELTPGQRLPAERTLAALLGVSRATAVTALDDLTASGHLTRHVGRGTHVAPTAPRAQPLLTLRTPVGAAHPSEIDLTIAVPLLTDQQRTRLRDATQHAHYDSPYHPHGLPALRDLLAQHYTRAGLPTTPEQILITSGAQQAIALTAHTLLRRGDTALLETPTYFGAIDVIRAAGAHLTGTPVTTQHLDPHHFAHQTRTHHPRLAFLTPTHHNPTGTTLPHPARQHLAAHLHDTGLPTLEDDTLLDLPFTDTPPPPRLSTLAPHAPILNVGSLSKLYWAGLRIGWLRLPPTLAPTLKQAKTLTDFGSSQPAQHLALHLLTDLPTLIHERRATITPARDHLAHLLRTHLPDWTFTTPPGGQFLWITLPTPTASAYTHHAARHGLRLYPGASMGVDPLPDQYLRIPFTLHPDHIPEAVNRLARAWAEFTSRGSERLA
- a CDS encoding benzoate/H(+) symporter BenE family transporter gives rise to the protein MTTLPAASAAPSFWRDSHPSAVLAGLITMLIGWAGPNVLIYSVAQAAHLSDGQAMSWLWAHALLAGLTGIVLSLRTRMPILVTWSTPGIALLVTALPGIPFPEAVGAFLTSGLLVLGLGLFPPLTRGLQAIPAPLAAALNAAILLPFGFRALQAFGTAPTLVGVMIVAYFALRLVAPRWAVAGVLLTGVVASGVLNLWHPQPVALALTRPEFVLPQFSLHATLNLALPLTLLAFTGQFVPGFGVLKTSGYEPAPGPILRACGLASSAAAFAGCHNLTLGALLANIVTGPEAHPDARKRYTAAVWAGVFNMTVALFAGTVLHLLGILPTQAIAALAGLALLAAMGSSLQAAFQGAQTGSLAAPVVLLVALSGITPLGIGAPFWGILAGLIVSMIESRTRAT
- a CDS encoding LLM class flavin-dependent oxidoreductase; the encoded protein is MKKIGFLSFGHWNPSPQSGTRSAADVLHQTIDLAVAAEELGADGAYVRVHHFAQQLGSPFPLLAAMGAKTNRIELGTGVIDMRYENPLYMAEDAGSADLISGGRLQLGISRGSPEQVIDGWRHFGYAPAPGETDADMARRHAEVFLDVIEGKGFAQPNPRPMFPNPPGLLRLEPYSAGLRDRIWWGAASNATAEWAARMGMNLQSSTLKVDESGKPFHVQQAEQIRAYRAAWREAGHAREGRVSVSRSIFALVNDQDRTYFGRQAGRDQFGAIDQYRAVFGRSYADEPDRLIEQLRQDEAIAEADTLLLTVPNQLGVDYNAHLIGSILTHVAPGLGWR
- the groL gene encoding chaperonin GroEL (60 kDa chaperone family; promotes refolding of misfolded polypeptides especially under stressful conditions; forms two stacked rings of heptamers to form a barrel-shaped 14mer; ends can be capped by GroES; misfolded proteins enter the barrel where they are refolded when GroES binds), whose translation is MAKQLVFDEQARRALERGVNAVANAVKVTLGPRGRNVVIEKKFGSPTITKDGVTVAKEIELEDKLENIGAQLLKEVASKTNDITGDGTTTATVLGQAVVKEGLRNVAAGANPLALKRGIEKAVAAAIEEIKTLAVPVEDSEAIKKVAGISANDEQVGEEIANAMDKVGKEGVITIEESKGFDTEVDVVEGMQFDKGYISPYFITSPDTMEAVLEDAYILIYEKKVSALKDLLPVLEKVAQTGRPLLIIAEDVEGEALATLVVNKLRGTLNIAAVKAPGFGDRRKEMLRDIAAVTGGEVVSEDLGHKLENTTMDMLGRAARVRITKDETTIVDGKGEQAQIDARVNAIKGELDTTDSDYAKEKLQERLAKLAGGVAVIRVGAATETELKEKKHRYEDALSTARSAVEEGIVSGGGTTLLRIIPAVRKAAESLTGDEATGARILIRALEEPARQIAANAGEEGSVIVNAVINSDKPRFGFNAATGEYVDDMVAAGIVDPAKVTRTALQNAASIGALILTTEAIVSDKPEKAAPAPAGGPDMGGMDF
- the groES gene encoding co-chaperone GroES, which gives rise to MLKPLGDRVLVEIIEEAEQKTAGGLYVPDTAKEKSQRGKVIAVGSGKMLDNGTRVALDVKEGDTVYFAKYGGTEVSLEGKNYSILAERDILAIVE
- a CDS encoding GGDEF domain-containing protein gives rise to the protein MATRPAILSRNAFEDAFDALGAAPLTLAVLDLDHFKTLNDTLGHSEGDRVLRGVERLLSGSLPSGSVIGRIGGDEYACLLPETAAETALILLDEVIKHFHIHRDPHWPKSLGLSVGLASRPAHATHYAELYRAAEEALLRAKREGRARACIYVESKMVLKSNYYSKSQLDRLAKLSGALGRTEASLLREAVDDLIEKNRGEL
- a CDS encoding nucleoside deaminase is translated as MGGEAGALGAGWHAALSEAWDAYLHGSYPVGACVVDERGQVIARGRNRLSERRAVEQGVISGHDLAHAEVNALLNLTTTPRPECYSWTLLTTLQPCPQCAAIAAMGGMRHVSYAAPDAWIAESNLLTHDPYVARKGVRVSRAPEPVQRAALRLVLVAHLEDGQDPDSPMLRSFASYPDDVHAAAALHAAGTLAALRDQRAPLAEALAVLA
- a CDS encoding O-methyltransferase gives rise to the protein MTRPAFVDLSPGLDRVGRACAWIERGDGFVLMTGLEWGGWTLPGGGIHPGETPEVAAAREAWEEAGAHAEVAGAPFPIVGVTGVESVCVPLHLTRLEPSPEGRPVTWVNPRSLPWAQDHQLRQGLAARGQTPPHLEVPPLVQAAQAVASPDFAGGCSPETGRLLRTLAATRPGGRVLELGTGTGVGAAWLLSGLDRAGRLLTVEADPARAEVAWAALQADPRARVQRGDWGDVLRDGPFDLIFADCAPAKTLDALDRLVRALRPGGTLIMDNFSPPAFMSPDRHAGDPLRDALFRHPQLTCTELEVRRRERVLLAVRTA
- a CDS encoding histidine phosphatase family protein — translated: MTGELHLTVLRHGRSRADDENVHEGRYDSPLNPEGEAQAAALAAYWRANPPGFDRAYCSTLQRAHGTARIVTDALGVPLTPTDLLREWDNGPLAGMGREAALERYPIPAFRHDLDPFTAEGGESQAAIRARALHALELVWNGGGQRVLLVTHGGFGNSLLRELLGASRGWFAFGDTAFATLRLNRGSHTALLTGVNLTPHLP
- a CDS encoding GNAT family protein, with translation MRHDLTLVDGPYTLRPLTDADTAPLMALARAHAAEYARMGTFPTQERYYTGALDAPDQLPFVKLVGGELAGATRFMEMRPAHRRLEIGSTWLAPAFMRTPANRTFKRLLLDHAFGQMGILRVEIKTDILNTRSQQAIERLGATREGVLRQHMPRPDGTQRDTVMYSIIAEEWPQLRARLLGAT